In the Nocardioides marmotae genome, GCGTACAGGTTCGTGCGCATCGTGCGGTCGAACTGCTCGGTCGTGATGTCGGCGATCCCGCCCGGCTGCGCGAGCTGGTAGGCCGCGTTGTTGACCAGCACGTCGATCCGGCCGTGCTCGGCGACGGTCCGGTCGACCATCGCGCGGCAGTTCTCCTCGATCGTCAGGTCGGTCGGCACCAGGGTGATCGTGCGACCCGCGTCCCGGACCAGCCCGGCGGTCACCTGGGCGTCGTCCTCGTCGCTCTCCAGGTAGCAGATGACGAGGTCGGCGCCCTCGCGGGCGAACGCCAGCGCGACCGCCCGGCCGATCCCGGAGTCGCCCCCGGTCACCAGGGCGACCTTGCCGTCCAGCCGACCGTGCCCCCGGTAGCTGTCCTCGCCGTGGTCGGGCTGCTCCTCCATCGAGGAGGTCAGGTGGGCGTCGTTCACAGCCGGTCTCCGTAGGTCTCGATGGCGTTCAGCGCCTTGACGCGGTCCCGCATGCCCTCGGGGAGCGTGGTGAGGACGTGCCGGGGGTCGTCGAAGTCCCAGTGCGGGTAGTCGGAGCTGAACATCAAGGTGCGCTCGGCCTGCGCGATCTCCAGCAGCGTGTGGAGGTGGGCGCGGCGCCGCGGCTCGGGCATCGGCTGGGAGGTGAACCGGACGTGGTCGACGAGGTACTCGCTGGGGAGCCGCTTCATCCACGGGACCTCGTCGCGCAGGCCACGCACGTTCTTGTCCAGGCGCCACATGACGTCGGGGATCCAGCCGAGCCCGCCCTCGGTGATGACGACCTTCAGCCTCGGGAAGCGCTCGAACACCCCGTGGCAGACCAGGCTGATGACGTTGGCCTGGAAGACCTGGCTCAGGCCGGTGTGCCACTCCACGTAGTAGGTCGGGGTGCCGCCGGCCATCGGCGGCGAGGTGCGGAAGATGCCCTCCCCCGAGTTCGGGTGGACGGCGACGGGCAGGCCGAGCTCGGCGGCCGCCTCGTAGATCGGGTAGTAGTGCCGCTGCCCCATGAGGATGTTCGTGAGCGGCAGGAGCACGCCGACGAAGCGCTGGTCCTGCGCCGAGCGCCGGATCTCCTGGGCGGCCAGCTGCGGGTCCTGGGCCCCGACGACGACGTACCCCCGAAAGCGCTCGTCGGCCGAGAGCCAGGTCGCGGCGAGCCAGTCGTTGTACGCCGCCGCGATCATCGCCGCGGCGTCCGGGTCCGGCAGGGCGCCCAGGCCGAGCACCTCGCCGCCGATGAGCACCGCCCGGTCGATGCCGTTGCCGTCGAGCAGCTGGCGCGCCGTGAACGCCGGGTCCGACCCGGGCGAGGAGCCGTCGGGGGCCCGGGCGTCGTCCCGGAGCACCCCGGACGGGTTGACGTAGAGCATGTTGCGCGGGACCGAGACCGCCTCCCGGTGCCCGACGGTCGAGAGGCTGCGGCGGTCGTCGAGGCCCAGCCGGCGCTGCGCCCCACGCGAGAGATGGGGACGCAGGTCGCCCATGCCGCCCCGCATGATCGGGTGCACGTCGCAGTCGACCAGCTCGTAGCGGCCGGGGGCCGTCGCGGCGCCGGCAGGTCGGTCGAGCACGTCGGACATCGCATGACTCCTCGGGGCGAACCGTTGCGGTCGACGCCGACCAGGCGTCAGAGTCATGGATAGCAAATCGTTTGGCATTGCGATAGGGGTGCACACATGGACGTACGCGTGGGGACCGTCGAGGAGGTCCGCCGGGACGGCTGCCGGATCGTCGAGGTCGACGGACGCGCGGTCGGCGTGATCAGCGTCGGCGAGGACTTCTACGCGATCACCGACCGGTGTCCGCACATGGGAGCCTCGATGTGCGCGGGCTCCCTGGGCGGCACGATGCTCGCCTCCCGGCCCCACGAGTACGTCTACGGCCTGGCCGACCGCGTCATCCGATGCCCCTGGCACGGGTGGGAGTTCGACCTCGAGACCGGTCGGTCACTGCTCGAGCCCCGGCGCCGTGCGCTGCGGACCTGGCGGGTGACCCAGCAGGACGGCGACGTCGTCCTGCACACCTGAGCCCGACCGGCGCCGCCGAAGCCTCCGTCGTACGTCGTGCCGCCGGGGGTCTTGCCCCGGCCCGCGCCCGACGCCTACGGTCGACCCAATCGATTTGCGTGACACCCGTCACACCGCCGGAGGTGCCCATGACCGTGTCCGTTCCCCCGCCGCGCACCCTTCCCCCGACCCGGCTCTCCGGGGACCTCCACCTCGACCGCCGGTCGCTGCTGCGCGGCGCCACGGCCGGGGCCATCGGGGTCGCCGCAGCCGGCGCGTCCGGCACCGTCCTGGCCGGCACCGCGGAGGCCGCGGCCGCCGCGAAACCGCCGCCCACCGGCCGGCCGCCGCTGTGGCGACAGGCCGACCGCAAGGGCCTGGTCTTCGGCTCCTCGATCGCGACCTGGCAGCTCGACAGGAACTACCCGAAGCTCCACGCCCGCGAGGCCGGGCTGCTCTTCACCGAGGACGACCTGCTCTGGTACCAGCTCAAGCCCGGGCCCGACGAGCCGCTGAACTTCGAGCCGGGCGACCGCATCATCGACTTCGCCGAGGCCAACGACCAGCGCGTGATCGCCGCGCACCTCGCCTGGGACGAGGGCTTCGGCGAGGGCTGGTCCGAGGACGACCTCTGGGGCCTCTCCCGCGCGGACGCCAAGAAGCTTCTCTACGGCGTCATCCGGCGCGAGGTCCAGCACTACCGGGGCCGCGCCGACGGGTGGATCGTCGCCAACGAGGTCACCGACCCGGAGGAGGCGGACAAGCACGGCTTCCGCACCAACGTGCCGTGGTACCGCACGATCGGCCCCGGCTACATCGCCAGGAGCTTCCACCTCGCCGAGGAGCACGACCCCGGGGCGCTGCGGATCATCAACGAGTTCGGCTTCGAGACGGTCAACGAGTGGGGCGACCGGCCCGAGCCGCGCCGGCGCGCCTACCTCAAGGCCATCGACCGGCTCCTCGACCAGAAGGTGCCGGTGCAGGCCGTGGGGATCCAGGGCCACCTGCTGGCCGACGGCTTCCACCGCACGTTCCGCGACAAGGCCTACCGCGCCTTCCTGCGTGAGGTCGCCGACCGCGGCCTGCCGATCCTCATCACCGAGCTCGACGTCCTCGACGAGGGGCTGCCGAAGGCTCCGCGCCCCCGGGACCGCAAGGTCGCCGACGTCTACCGGCACTACCTGGACGTCACCCTCG is a window encoding:
- a CDS encoding SDR family oxidoreductase, with protein sequence MNDAHLTSSMEEQPDHGEDSYRGHGRLDGKVALVTGGDSGIGRAVALAFAREGADLVICYLESDEDDAQVTAGLVRDAGRTITLVPTDLTIEENCRAMVDRTVAEHGRIDVLVNNAAYQLAQPGGIADITTEQFDRTMRTNLYATFWLCKMSLPHMPAGSSIINTSSVQASSPSPELLDYATTKAGIATFTRALAWSAASQGVRVNSVAPGPTWTPLVRATMPEEMVEGFGENTPMGRAGQPVEVAGAFVYLASKESAYVTGEVLAVTGGLPVIA
- a CDS encoding amidohydrolase family protein, yielding MSDVLDRPAGAATAPGRYELVDCDVHPIMRGGMGDLRPHLSRGAQRRLGLDDRRSLSTVGHREAVSVPRNMLYVNPSGVLRDDARAPDGSSPGSDPAFTARQLLDGNGIDRAVLIGGEVLGLGALPDPDAAAMIAAAYNDWLAATWLSADERFRGYVVVGAQDPQLAAQEIRRSAQDQRFVGVLLPLTNILMGQRHYYPIYEAAAELGLPVAVHPNSGEGIFRTSPPMAGGTPTYYVEWHTGLSQVFQANVISLVCHGVFERFPRLKVVITEGGLGWIPDVMWRLDKNVRGLRDEVPWMKRLPSEYLVDHVRFTSQPMPEPRRRAHLHTLLEIAQAERTLMFSSDYPHWDFDDPRHVLTTLPEGMRDRVKALNAIETYGDRL
- a CDS encoding Rieske (2Fe-2S) protein, which produces MDVRVGTVEEVRRDGCRIVEVDGRAVGVISVGEDFYAITDRCPHMGASMCAGSLGGTMLASRPHEYVYGLADRVIRCPWHGWEFDLETGRSLLEPRRRALRTWRVTQQDGDVVLHT
- a CDS encoding endo-1,4-beta-xylanase, whose product is MTVSVPPPRTLPPTRLSGDLHLDRRSLLRGATAGAIGVAAAGASGTVLAGTAEAAAAAKPPPTGRPPLWRQADRKGLVFGSSIATWQLDRNYPKLHAREAGLLFTEDDLLWYQLKPGPDEPLNFEPGDRIIDFAEANDQRVIAAHLAWDEGFGEGWSEDDLWGLSRADAKKLLYGVIRREVQHYRGRADGWIVANEVTDPEEADKHGFRTNVPWYRTIGPGYIARSFHLAEEHDPGALRIINEFGFETVNEWGDRPEPRRRAYLKAIDRLLDQKVPVQAVGIQGHLLADGFHRTFRDKAYRAFLREVADRGLPILITELDVLDEGLPKAPRPRDRKVADVYRHYLDVTLDEPAVKAVIAFGLTDRYTWLEEDQPREDGAPRRPLAFDRSLRPKPAYTAISNAIRHAPVRKRLWRSKKG